A stretch of Prosthecobacter debontii DNA encodes these proteins:
- the moaA gene encoding GTP 3',8-cyclase MoaA: MEDAFGHHISYLRVSVTDRCNERCRYCMPQEEQAWFPKDEILSYEEMLRVLRVGAGLGIRKVRVTGGEPLTRPGVADFCAQISAIPGIQEIGISTNGTLLSKTEGGLTMAERLVKAGVRSANISLDSLDRETYRRSTNRDLLPKVLEGIEAAISAGFRSIRLNCVLMKNQTEREFMPLLNYAWEKGLLLRFIELMPVSTQDVLSEDNFLATGTARQLIEQHTGPLLPRPDFKTNGPATYYAVAGTEQKIGFIGAMTNLHFCETCNKLRLTSDGKLRPCLGSWLEFDLREVLRSPQGCTDQELAGFIHNVVARKPKEHDFRHNYQPNRRMIAIGG; encoded by the coding sequence GTGGAAGACGCCTTCGGCCATCACATCTCCTACCTGCGCGTCTCCGTCACGGATCGCTGCAATGAGCGCTGCCGCTACTGCATGCCGCAGGAGGAGCAGGCCTGGTTTCCGAAGGATGAAATCCTCAGCTATGAGGAGATGCTGCGCGTGCTACGAGTCGGCGCGGGCCTCGGCATCCGAAAGGTGCGTGTGACCGGTGGCGAACCCCTCACCCGCCCCGGAGTGGCAGATTTCTGCGCGCAGATCAGCGCCATCCCCGGCATTCAGGAAATCGGCATCTCCACCAATGGCACGCTGCTTTCGAAAACCGAAGGCGGCCTCACGATGGCGGAGCGGCTGGTGAAGGCCGGGGTGCGCAGCGCCAATATTTCTCTCGATTCCCTGGATCGTGAAACCTACCGCCGCAGCACGAATCGCGATCTCCTGCCCAAAGTGCTGGAAGGCATCGAAGCCGCCATCAGTGCCGGCTTCCGCAGCATTCGGCTGAACTGCGTGCTGATGAAAAACCAGACCGAGCGGGAGTTCATGCCCCTGCTCAACTACGCGTGGGAAAAAGGGCTGCTGCTGCGCTTCATCGAACTCATGCCCGTGAGCACCCAGGACGTGCTGAGCGAGGATAACTTCCTGGCCACCGGCACCGCACGCCAGCTCATCGAGCAACACACCGGCCCGCTCCTTCCCCGGCCCGATTTCAAAACCAACGGTCCAGCCACCTACTACGCTGTGGCGGGCACGGAGCAAAAGATCGGCTTCATCGGAGCGATGACCAACCTGCACTTCTGCGAGACCTGCAACAAGCTGCGCCTGACCAGCGATGGCAAACTCCGCCCCTGCCTCGGCAGTTGGCTGGAGTTCGATCTCCGTGAAGTCCTGCGCTCGCCCCAAGGCTGCACGGATCAAGAACTGGCGGGTTTCATCCACAACGTCGTGGCCCGCAAACCCAAGGAGCACGACTTCCGCCACAATTACCAGCCGAACCGCCGCATGATCGCGATCGGGGGGTAA
- a CDS encoding putative quinol monooxygenase, translating into MVNVIVILEIDPLRVDEFLEVITYNAAESVKEPGCLRFEVSRQFDQANLFALSESYVDKDAMDAHYQTPHFAVWKEKSATGFVQKRWSVKGPVLE; encoded by the coding sequence ATGGTCAATGTCATTGTCATTCTCGAGATCGATCCTCTGCGTGTGGATGAGTTCCTGGAAGTCATCACCTACAACGCCGCCGAATCGGTCAAAGAGCCCGGCTGCCTACGCTTCGAAGTGAGCCGCCAGTTTGATCAGGCCAATCTCTTCGCCCTCAGTGAGAGCTACGTGGATAAGGACGCCATGGACGCCCACTACCAGACGCCCCACTTTGCCGTGTGGAAGGAGAAATCCGCCACCGGTTTTGTCCAGAAGCGGTGGTCGGTCAAGGGACCTGTGCTCGAGTAA
- a CDS encoding leucine-rich repeat domain-containing protein — MKLTLPLILLLATFQVSRAQEAKPATPATKPAEPTKKEEAPKPALAPAPAPKAAEKPAPTPPPTPKTEAKPEVKPAPAPVPSPAPAAKPEAKPATPPPAPAAPKPETKPAPAAKPETKPTPAPTPKPENKPAAPAPKAEPKPAPKPEAKAEPPKPTTIFKDKALEAAVRKQVFTKKDNQQPLTAEDVATVSIIEGKGMGITDLTGLEKCTALASLTLPDNKITNLAPIQGLERLQFLDVGNNQISDLKPLAACKALQYVELTNNKVVDVSPLSGIESLTSLYLAGNQIQDAKPLFKLPKVWTLYLEGNQVADITGIGSLKWLSMLSLKGNKVVDITPLEPLTDLQFLFLENNQIADLTPLLRMWKKDNEGPREWAPYCQIFIEGNPLSELSKKQVEELKAAGARITP, encoded by the coding sequence ATGAAGCTGACTCTTCCGCTGATCCTCCTCCTGGCCACTTTCCAGGTTTCCCGTGCTCAGGAGGCCAAGCCTGCAACCCCGGCAACGAAGCCTGCCGAGCCCACCAAGAAAGAAGAAGCTCCGAAGCCAGCCCTTGCGCCCGCTCCGGCCCCGAAAGCCGCCGAGAAGCCAGCGCCGACGCCCCCGCCCACACCCAAGACGGAGGCCAAACCTGAAGTCAAACCCGCTCCCGCTCCCGTGCCGAGCCCGGCCCCGGCTGCTAAACCCGAGGCGAAACCTGCCACGCCACCACCCGCGCCAGCGGCCCCGAAGCCCGAGACTAAACCCGCCCCTGCGGCCAAGCCGGAAACGAAACCGACTCCTGCGCCAACCCCGAAGCCTGAGAACAAACCGGCAGCACCCGCCCCGAAGGCTGAACCCAAACCTGCCCCGAAACCGGAGGCCAAAGCGGAGCCCCCGAAACCGACGACGATTTTCAAAGACAAAGCTCTGGAGGCCGCAGTTCGTAAGCAGGTCTTCACCAAGAAGGACAATCAGCAGCCGCTGACCGCCGAGGATGTGGCCACCGTTTCGATCATCGAAGGGAAGGGGATGGGCATCACCGATCTCACGGGTCTGGAGAAATGCACCGCACTGGCTTCACTGACCTTGCCCGACAACAAGATCACGAATCTGGCACCGATTCAGGGCCTGGAGCGCCTCCAGTTTCTGGATGTGGGGAATAACCAGATTTCAGATCTGAAGCCCCTGGCCGCCTGCAAGGCTCTCCAATATGTGGAACTGACGAACAACAAGGTGGTGGATGTCTCCCCGCTGTCTGGCATCGAGTCACTGACCTCCCTGTATTTGGCAGGAAACCAGATCCAAGATGCCAAACCGCTCTTCAAGCTGCCCAAGGTCTGGACGCTCTATCTCGAAGGCAATCAAGTCGCAGACATCACGGGAATTGGCAGCCTGAAATGGCTGTCCATGCTGTCCTTAAAGGGGAATAAAGTGGTCGATATCACACCCTTGGAGCCGCTGACTGATCTGCAATTTCTCTTTCTGGAGAATAACCAAATCGCTGACCTGACCCCGTTACTGCGGATGTGGAAAAAAGACAATGAAGGGCCCCGTGAATGGGCTCCGTATTGCCAAATCTTTATCGAGGGCAATCCTCTCAGTGAACTTTCCAAAAAACAGGTGGAAGAACTCAAAGCCGCCGGCGCGAGGATTACACCGTGA
- a CDS encoding VC0807 family protein, with translation MPPPKEQPHPFADLLLTVILPSVVLESLSKPERLGPAWALVVALLMPLGFGIYCLVKKRGLNFFSILGLAAVLVTGGLGLLNLSATWFAVKEAAFPVFLGLAFPLSFFWKKPLVTELLLNPQIINHSLLQSSLDTAEKKSRFHHLLGQASWALAGTMLVSAAANALLVLYYLQGTVPGTEAYTAAIGRQNWVGFIVIGFPMLGATMLLLFWMLRRLQALTGLERDDLMNPGVTVRRQVGE, from the coding sequence ATGCCGCCCCCCAAAGAACAGCCCCATCCCTTCGCCGATCTTCTCCTGACCGTGATCCTCCCCTCCGTGGTGCTGGAATCTCTGAGTAAGCCGGAGCGGCTCGGCCCCGCCTGGGCTTTGGTGGTAGCGCTCCTCATGCCGTTGGGATTCGGCATTTATTGTTTGGTGAAAAAACGCGGGCTGAATTTCTTCTCCATTCTCGGCCTCGCCGCCGTGCTGGTCACTGGTGGCCTTGGCTTGCTGAATCTCAGTGCCACGTGGTTTGCCGTAAAAGAGGCCGCTTTCCCGGTATTCCTCGGTCTGGCGTTCCCGCTGAGTTTTTTCTGGAAAAAACCGCTGGTCACGGAGCTGTTGCTGAATCCCCAGATCATCAATCACTCCCTGCTCCAGAGCAGCCTGGATACCGCCGAGAAAAAGAGCCGTTTTCATCATCTGTTAGGCCAAGCCTCCTGGGCTCTGGCTGGCACCATGCTGGTCTCCGCCGCGGCCAATGCGCTCCTGGTGCTCTATTACCTTCAGGGCACCGTGCCCGGCACGGAGGCCTACACGGCTGCGATCGGTCGGCAAAATTGGGTCGGCTTCATCGTCATCGGCTTCCCCATGCTCGGCGCCACCATGCTGCTGCTCTTCTGGATGCTGCGCCGCCTGCAAGCCCTCACCGGTCTGGAGCGAGACGACCTCATGAACCCCGGCGTCACCGTGAGACGGCAGGTGGGGGAGTGA